The following proteins are co-located in the Nitrospirota bacterium genome:
- a CDS encoding rubredoxin has translation MAVFKCSKCGATSEGRCKPQKCPKCGEKGTMQKQ, from the coding sequence ATGGCTGTTTTTAAATGCAGCAAATGCGGTGCAACAAGCGAAGGAAGGTGCAAACCACAAAAGTGCCCGAAGTGCGGTGAAAAGGGCACAATGCAAAAACAGTGA
- a CDS encoding rubrerythrin family protein: MELINEHEIGVSKGTEVEDAVMANFKGECTEVGLYLAMARQAQREGYPEVAETLKTIALDEAMHAAQFAEMNGLVSKNTKENLEKMLQGEIGANKGKKEAAKKSRECNCDPAHDFFDESSRDEARHARMLKGILDRFFKS; this comes from the coding sequence ATGGAGCTTATCAATGAACATGAAATTGGCGTATCAAAAGGAACTGAGGTAGAGGATGCTGTAATGGCTAATTTTAAGGGAGAATGCACAGAGGTGGGTCTCTATCTTGCAATGGCAAGGCAGGCACAAAGAGAGGGTTATCCAGAAGTAGCCGAGACACTAAAGACTATTGCACTGGATGAGGCAATGCATGCAGCGCAGTTTGCAGAGATGAATGGCCTCGTGTCTAAAAACACAAAGGAAAACCTTGAGAAGATGCTTCAAGGTGAGATAGGTGCAAACAAAGGAAAGAAAGAGGCCGCAAAAAAATCGAGGGAGTGCAATTGCGACCCTGCCCATGACTTCTTTGATGAGTCCTCAAGAGATGAGGCAAGGCATGCGAGGATGTTAAAGGGCATCCTCGACAGGTTCTTTAAGAGTTAG
- a CDS encoding FprA family A-type flavoprotein, which yields MKAIEIKPDIFWVGAIDWGVRDFHGYVTPNGTTYNNYLILDENITLIDTVKHDFYEITIDNIKSLIEPSRIANLIVNHIEPDHASSIDKIMELAPNATIYITERGKKGLDRHFDTSKWKFKIVKTGDTLNIGKHNLLFLETPMLHWPDSMMTYVKEAKLLISQDAFGQHLATSARFDDEFVECASHAELEDAVIDYYANILMPFGQLIKAKIAEIQKAGLEISMIAPDHGVIWRKEPERVIQMYLDMANGKASLRVAMIYDTMWRSTEHMTLPIMQGIKDEGVDCKVIKLRATPMSIAIKEFWKSRGCLIGTPTLNNIMFPTVAEFMTHLRGLRPKNRIAGAFGSCGWGGGAVKEAYEEFKRMGLEIVEPGVQVIYRPSAQDEKQCYEFGKEFARKVKEYHLKF from the coding sequence GTGAAGGCCATAGAGATTAAACCAGATATATTCTGGGTTGGTGCAATAGACTGGGGTGTGAGGGATTTTCACGGCTATGTCACGCCAAACGGAACAACATACAACAATTATTTGATTCTTGATGAAAATATTACTCTAATCGATACAGTAAAACATGATTTTTACGAGATTACCATTGATAATATAAAAAGCCTTATCGAGCCATCAAGGATAGCCAACCTAATTGTAAACCATATCGAGCCTGACCATGCAAGCAGTATCGATAAGATTATGGAGCTTGCGCCCAATGCGACCATATATATAACCGAGAGGGGTAAGAAAGGACTTGACAGACACTTTGATACATCAAAGTGGAAGTTTAAGATTGTTAAAACAGGCGATACCCTGAATATCGGTAAGCACAATCTTTTATTCCTTGAGACCCCGATGCTTCACTGGCCTGATTCTATGATGACTTATGTAAAGGAGGCAAAACTCCTTATATCACAGGATGCATTTGGACAGCACCTCGCTACATCGGCCCGGTTTGATGACGAGTTTGTAGAATGTGCCTCCCATGCCGAGCTTGAGGACGCAGTGATTGATTACTATGCAAACATCCTTATGCCCTTTGGACAACTCATCAAGGCAAAGATAGCGGAAATCCAGAAGGCGGGATTGGAGATTAGTATGATCGCACCTGACCATGGTGTGATATGGAGGAAAGAGCCTGAGAGGGTTATCCAGATGTATCTCGATATGGCGAATGGAAAGGCTTCTCTGAGGGTTGCCATGATTTATGACACCATGTGGCGCAGCACTGAGCATATGACACTTCCAATAATGCAGGGGATAAAGGATGAGGGCGTTGATTGCAAGGTAATCAAACTCAGGGCAACACCCATGAGCATTGCTATTAAGGAATTCTGGAAATCGAGGGGTTGTCTTATTGGAACACCTACTCTAAACAATATCATGTTCCCAACAGTGGCGGAGTTTATGACCCACCTCAGGGGATTAAGGCCAAAGAATAGAATTGCTGGTGCATTCGGAAGTTGTGGATGGGGAGGTGGCGCAGTGAAAGAGGCATACGAGGAATTCAAGCGTATGGGCCTTGAGATAGTAGAGCCAGGGGTTCAGGTTATTTACAGGCCATCTGCTCAGGATGAAAAACAGTGTTATGAGTTTGGCAAAGAGTTTGCAAGGAAGGTAAAGGAATATCATCTGAAATTTTAG
- a CDS encoding rubredoxin, translated as MWRCTVCGYEYDEEAEGTPFEQLPDDWKCPVCNAPKDAFERIR; from the coding sequence ATGTGGAGATGTACGGTATGTGGTTATGAATACGATGAGGAAGCTGAGGGGACACCCTTTGAACAGTTGCCAGATGACTGGAAATGCCCTGTGTGCAATGCACCAAAAGATGCATTTGAAAGGATTAGATAG
- a CDS encoding flavodoxin family protein — protein MKVITFLGSPRKNGNTELLLKEAIRGIVDSGFEVQTFNLNHMKIRPCQDCGACNKTGICKIKDDMGQIYTAIRESHRFILASPIFFFSLSAQAKIMIDRCQAFWCEKYLLKRPIPGEQYGRKGLLLLVGGMKNEIGFQCAEAIAKAFFRTISVPEHNTLSFTGIDAKGAILEHPTALKDAYKAGKALIIFSLKRNGLTY, from the coding sequence ATGAAGGTCATTACATTTCTTGGAAGTCCAAGAAAAAATGGGAATACAGAGCTTCTTCTGAAAGAGGCTATTCGAGGCATTGTAGATTCAGGGTTTGAAGTACAGACCTTTAACCTTAACCACATGAAGATTAGGCCCTGTCAGGACTGCGGGGCATGTAATAAAACGGGTATCTGCAAGATAAAAGATGATATGGGGCAGATTTATACTGCGATAAGAGAATCGCATCGGTTTATCCTTGCATCTCCTATATTTTTCTTCAGCCTCTCTGCTCAGGCAAAGATAATGATTGACAGATGCCAGGCCTTCTGGTGTGAGAAATATCTTCTGAAGAGGCCTATCCCTGGTGAGCAATATGGGAGGAAGGGGTTACTGCTCCTTGTTGGAGGAATGAAGAATGAGATCGGTTTTCAGTGTGCAGAGGCTATTGCAAAGGCATTCTTTAGAACTATAAGCGTGCCAGAGCATAATACGTTGAGTTTTACAGGAATAGATGCAAAGGGTGCAATCCTTGAGCATCCCACTGCGCTAAAAGATGCGTATAAGGCAGGGAAGGCGCTCATCATTTTCTCCTTGAAAAGAAACGGCCTAACTTATTGA
- a CDS encoding DUF4388 domain-containing protein, with protein MSLVGRLEDLALSDIFQILSIGRKTGSLIIKGKDGNAAIVFRNGLVVRAEVDFLKGDIGEQLFERGIIKEDTFSLAKEVKKRLPQKGITEVLIELGVVSKDVMEKAVKKRVEEIVYNLLLWQDGNFQFEVDEMNIANKVNLSDCGWELSKGISPEYLLMEGARVYDEKVAQEEFSPSEDLAIKEEPWMEGAWEGKSERRDISALRSLTTELRFPTTTSEITLLILRFASDIFQRGILFMVGKTSMAGLGQFGLGLEGADDKIREITIPLARSPFFSKIISSQFNYYGRVDRDEGTELLLSELGSDWPKECAIFPIVAEGKTVALLYCDNSLTGESFGETEGLEIFISQAGLALEKSLLERRVQELEKFKGDSSPDADTP; from the coding sequence ATGAGTTTAGTCGGAAGACTTGAAGATTTAGCACTGTCTGATATATTTCAGATTTTAAGCATTGGAAGAAAAACCGGAAGCCTTATCATTAAAGGAAAAGATGGTAATGCAGCTATTGTATTTAGAAATGGTCTGGTGGTAAGGGCAGAGGTTGATTTCCTGAAAGGCGACATCGGAGAGCAGCTTTTTGAGCGGGGTATTATTAAAGAAGATACTTTTTCTCTCGCAAAAGAGGTAAAGAAAAGATTACCCCAGAAAGGTATTACAGAGGTTCTTATCGAATTAGGGGTGGTTTCTAAGGATGTAATGGAGAAGGCGGTAAAAAAAAGAGTGGAGGAAATAGTTTACAACCTTCTCCTCTGGCAGGATGGGAATTTCCAGTTTGAAGTCGATGAAATGAATATCGCAAATAAGGTTAATCTTTCTGACTGTGGCTGGGAACTTTCTAAGGGCATAAGTCCTGAGTATCTCCTGATGGAAGGGGCAAGGGTATATGATGAGAAGGTGGCACAGGAGGAATTCAGCCCATCTGAAGATCTGGCTATAAAAGAAGAGCCATGGATGGAGGGCGCATGGGAGGGAAAGTCGGAAAGGAGAGATATATCTGCCTTGCGCTCATTGACTACAGAGCTCAGGTTTCCCACCACAACTTCAGAGATAACTCTTTTAATATTGAGGTTTGCAAGCGATATCTTCCAGCGAGGGATTCTTTTTATGGTCGGCAAGACCTCCATGGCAGGACTCGGGCAGTTCGGCCTTGGCCTTGAAGGCGCAGATGACAAAATAAGGGAGATAACGATTCCCCTTGCCCGCAGCCCATTTTTTTCAAAGATAATCTCAAGCCAATTTAACTATTATGGCCGTGTGGATAGAGATGAGGGTACCGAATTGCTTTTATCAGAACTTGGTAGTGATTGGCCGAAAGAATGTGCTATATTTCCTATAGTTGCTGAGGGCAAGACAGTGGCACTGCTTTACTGTGATAATTCCCTCACAGGAGAGTCTTTTGGGGAAACAGAAGGGTTAGAGATATTTATAAGTCAGGCAGGGCTTGCTTTAGAAAAATCCCTTCTGGAGCGAAGGGTGCAAGAGCTTGAAAAATTTAAGGGGGATTCGTCCCCCGATGCAGATACCCCATAG
- a CDS encoding response regulator has translation MKSVLIVEDSATTRSFIRAVIEEIGDFNTVEASSGFDALKTLPTQHFDLIITDINMPDINGLELINFVKGNPNYKDIPLIIVTTERSEEDKKRGLAMGAFGYITKPFKSEDLQNMVKGALNL, from the coding sequence GTGAAGTCTGTCCTCATCGTTGAAGATTCAGCAACCACAAGGTCTTTTATAAGGGCTGTTATAGAGGAAATCGGTGACTTTAATACAGTTGAGGCATCTTCAGGTTTTGATGCCTTAAAGACCTTGCCTACCCAGCATTTCGATCTGATAATTACTGATATTAATATGCCTGACATAAATGGCCTTGAGCTGATAAATTTTGTAAAAGGGAACCCGAACTATAAGGACATCCCCCTGATAATTGTTACTACAGAGCGGAGCGAGGAGGATAAAAAAAGGGGGTTGGCCATGGGTGCTTTTGGATATATCACAAAACCTTTCAAATCAGAGGACTTACAGAACATGGTGAAAGGAGCTTTAAACCTGTGA